The Nerophis lumbriciformis linkage group LG07, RoL_Nlum_v2.1, whole genome shotgun sequence genome window below encodes:
- the tmem14ca gene encoding transmembrane protein 14C has product MTLATEDKPDEQGVNMSVDWVGYGYAALVASGGVIGYVKAGSVPSLAAGLLFGGIAGVGAYQVSNDPNNVLLSLATSGALTGIMGKRFYGSRKFMPAGLMAGASLLMVAKLSMVLLSKPQQSG; this is encoded by the exons ATGACACTCGCGACAGAGGACAAACCAGACGAGCAAG GAGTCAACATGTCTGTGGACTGGGTGGGCTATGGCTATGCAGCCCTGGTGGCTTCAGGAGGAGTTATCGGCTATGTGAAAGCAG GCAGCGTTCCCTCTCTCGCCGCCGGGCTTCTCTTTGGTGGCATCGCAGGTGTCGGCGCCTATCAGGTGTCCAATGACCCCAATAATGTTTTGCTGTCTCTTG CTACTTCAGGTGCGCTGACAGGCATCATGGGAAAAAGGTTCTACGGATCCAGGAAGTTCATGCCTGCTGGACTCATGGCGGGTGCAAG TCTTCTGATGGTGGCTAAGCTGAGCATGGTGCTGCTCAGCAAACCTCAGCAGTCCGGATGA